CATGACAGGCCTGTGCAAGCTTGTTTCTCGCTTCTTTTGGATTCATTTCCTTACCCGTTAACCCAAGTAAACTCTCCATATCAAAAATGTGTTTGTGCGCTCCATTAAGTTCCTTTCTCAAAGCATTCAATTCTACTATTAAGACAACATTTTCTTCCATTATCTTATCAACATCTTTGTTACTACCTGAGTCGTCGTGACGTATTTGTTTCTGTAAAGATTTCACTGTTCTTTCTAAATGATCTCTTTGCCTCATAAATTCACACTGTGCTTCTAAGTCCGCCGCACGATTGCGCAAAAATTCGTCTTGATCACTATATTTATGGTAAAGATTTTTTACAGCTATTTTCAAAGCATGCGGATCTTGTATAAGAATAGCTGTATCGAGTAAATCAATTCGTATTTTTCGTAAGAGTAGCTGAGATGTCCTATTACGCTTAACTTCAGATAGAATTTCATGTCTGGCACTAGATAGTTTTTCTCTCAGTTCGTACAGCTGCAACTCTAAACTAACATTAGTCTTATGAAGATTTACCAATTCCGTTTCCATatcttgtattttttctttcagatcTTTGATTTCTTTATCTCTAGGCTctatttggttttttaattcttgaattttgtaatCAAGTACAAATTTAAACTTCTCCAACTCCTGGTTATTCCGTTTAAGAtcacaaattaatttttccttaTCTTGAATTGCAATATCTCTCTCACCAATTTCTTTCTTCAGATCAGCAACATCTTTCTCGAGACTTTGGATGATAGTTTGAAACTGTGCAAGCTCAGTTTGGAGATGAACCACATGTCTTTTCAGTTCATCGATCTCTTTCTGACTTGCGGTAAGCTTGTTACGCTGTACCCCAATTTCTCCcgtcaattttaaatttgtctGCCTCTCAGAATGCAACTGACCTTCGTAATTGGTACGAACTTCAAGTATTTCACGATCTGCATCATCTTCTATTTGCCGTTTCAGCTGCTCATGGAGTCGTACTGAATGTGCCATCATCTCGTGTGCTTCTTCAAGTTGAACCGCGTTCTCGTGAAGTTGAGCCTCGTAAGAAGTTGTTAACTTTTCCAATCCAGTAACCCGAAAGGACTCAAGTTCTTCCAATCGTTTTTCGTAGTTTTCTCTCATCGCATTGTTACGTTCTTCAAACGCATGATACTTGTCATACTCAGTTATCAGTTTCAAGTCGTAACTAATTTCCATCCGTTGCATTGCCTCTTCGTGCGCAGCCTTCATTCTGACTATCTCAACGTTAATGTTATTCAATTCGTTGGTCTGATCCTCTTGCAGCTTATCAATTTTGTCTTTCAACTCCTCTATAGCTTCACAGTATCCCTGATGAACATCCCGCAAGGTATCATTGTGTTGAACTTCCGTTTGTCGCATGTGGTACGCGTGCTCCGTTTCTAGTTCTCTCAATCTGGTTGAGAGATCCTTTATAgtctgtattttttcttctagcTCGCCTCGACTTATAAGTACCTCTCTACTGTGCttaaaatctttttttatttgcacaGTTTTCCCTTCTATGAATGATAGTTTCCAAACACATAACGTTCCATCGACACCAGTGGAGACCATCATTTGTTCGTCATAAGAAAGAGCCATCTATGACACAGTTGATACATGTGAAGAACAATTATAAAATCCAACTATACCTTTCTTTGAACATACCTTGGTGATGTTGTTACAGTGGACACGAAAATCTGCATACTCCATTCGATCTTGCAGTGGGCATTTGAGCGATAAAATAACCCCTCCAGGGCACGCGACAAACATTAATAGATCTGCCTTTCCCATCACAATAAACATTAACTGGTGTCCCGGTATACTGTATTCATGCATCACCTTCATCAACGAAATACATTTGTTATTTTCTCCTTATACTCAAGTAGGTGTGATTATCTCCTatatatgaaattaaaatgtgAAATATGTATTACCGTGCTGTCTTTGATCTCTCTTAACTGATTGTCACTCCCAATGCAAAATGATGTTACTCCATCAGCCGTATTCACTACGCTACTCAAAACTATGCCTTTTAAGATGACTTCCGCACATCGCTGACCAGTCGTCATGTCCCATTCATATATAGCTCCCTCCAATCCTACACTTATTAGTTTCAAGTCCGATTGACTCCACGTCATACCTTCAATTCTCCCTGTGTGCCCTTTTAAAACGAAGAGATTTCGAAATCCAATTGTAGTGTAAACTTGGATGATATTTCCATTAACAGCAGCAAAAAGATGTCCATTGTAACTGAATGCAACATCCTTGCAATTGCGTATTGGAAACTCTTGCATGGGAACAAGATCATCAATAAGTATGATCATAAATCGAAGTTTATCACTAAACCCAACAAGGCAGAAGTGACCTGTAGGATGTATCGCGACACTGTAAATATCTTCCATGTATTGCTTCATCATTACTAAGCTTTCATTTTCGTAATCCCACATTCGAACAGTACGATCCAATTCCCCACAAGTCATAAAAATTGGCTTCCAGCTGCACATCGATAGCCCAACAATTGGACCATGATGAAGTTGCTGACCTAATGGTTTCAGAGCTTGTGGTTCAGGGTCCATGTTTATATCAGGACCCCATAATTGTGCTCGAAATAATTGGGACCATCCTGTAGTTACAATTAAGCGGTCGCAACTCACATTCACATTAATCGTGTTAATTTGGTAAAGTTCTGTGTTGTCTTCTTTAGATACTTGCACTGGTACAATGTAAATATTCCGCTTTTTGTACTTGTGCTGGCCCTCTTTTTCAAAGAGGACAATAGTGCCAGATCCAAAGCCAAATGCAAATCCCTTTGCAAATGCTACTAGACAACGAACATCATGTTCCCAGATTCCGTCATCTCCACCTTCTAAGCTGGTCAGTGATCCAGAGACTTGCATTACATATTCTTCCCGAATCTTCAAATTCATGGTCAATGTTTCAGCCatcttgtaaatatttttcaaatcaccaTTTTCGAGATAAAGTATTCTGCCATCTCGAGTTCCAGCAAGAAGTCTGTCTGTATTGAGCCATGCCATTGAACAAATTAACAAATTGTCAGCCTTTGCAAAGCCATAAGGACGCCAGACACTCTCAGATACCGtcaaaaatttgaagcaaTATGGGCCACCCACTGCTACAACCCCGAGTTCGCCTGGATTGCAACAAATTACTTTAACAATAGCTGCTGGATTCTGAGGGTTTCCAACTTTCACACTGGTTTCTACCTTTCCTTTATCCCAATTGTAAAAGAGCATCGTTTGATCAGTTTCACCAGTAACAGCTGCCAAATATTTACTGTCAAAAGTAAATGAGATGCAATTGAACTTCGTAACTCCTGGAGCATCGTAGGGGATACCCAAagattttcttctctttaaCGACACAATGTCGTAAACAGAAATGCTTGGCTTTTCTCCAGTTTCGCATACCGCAACGAATTTTCTTGACGAGAAAAATATGTTAGTATCATATACATTGCTTTAAGACACAAATTGTATTatatgaaatttcaataaGTGTTAAAATACTCACTTATTTGGAGTCAGCGCTATAATGTTAATAAGACGCTTGTCTGGTAATCTGATTAGTCTTTGTTTCTTTTGATTAAAATTGTGTACAGCAAGTGCACTACCTACAGGGTACAAAACTTCGGCATCCGATACGTACTGTGCATTGCCATATATCTCTGTTCTAAGACCGTAAAAAACTTTAGATTGCAACAGCGGTATTGCCATGTTTATACTAGTTCTACTACAACTAGTTCTTATTTTTTGATCTACTGTATGAAATGTCAAGGAATATTTTAACGAATTTGAGGACAATATTGTTGAGTAGGTTTCCTTAGCAACCGTAGCCTACCAGCTGCCTCTCAGAAACTATCAGCCTACTGAATGCAGTCGCTACCGTCGCTACCACTGATATACCACATGTAAATATACAtcataacaataacaataataataataatcacgcCAGTCCCGCCACACCCTCTCGAGTATGTCTCCATAAGCGGATAGCTTGTATGGGGTGAGAGAGGGATGGGTTAGTGACCATCATTATGCATCTGCAATCGTTTCAAAATGCTCACTCAAAACACCTGCggaaaaacctgaaaaatatttttcaaagtgctTATTTACGTGCTtcgtaaatatatgtatgttaatATTATGTAATAGAGGagagtaattgattaataacATATTAATTGTATACGTAACAGAGGAAAAATGTGTCAATCcctaataaattattattgtatagtTTCAAGCAAATTATCTCGATTGctacaaaa
Above is a genomic segment from Neodiprion pinetum isolate iyNeoPine1 chromosome 1, iyNeoPine1.2, whole genome shotgun sequence containing:
- the tous gene encoding cilia- and flagella-associated protein 57, which gives rise to MAIPLLQSKVFYGLRTEIYGNAQYVSDAEVLYPVGSALAVHNFNQKKQRLIRLPDKRLINIIALTPNKKFVAVCETGEKPSISVYDIVSLKRRKSLGIPYDAPGVTKFNCISFTFDSKYLAAVTGETDQTMLFYNWDKGKVETSVKVGNPQNPAAIVKVICCNPGELGVVAVGGPYCFKFLTVSESVWRPYGFAKADNLLICSMAWLNTDRLLAGTRDGRILYLENGDLKNIYKMAETLTMNLKIREEYVMQVSGSLTSLEGGDDGIWEHDVRCLVAFAKGFAFGFGSGTIVLFEKEGQHKYKKRNIYIVPVQVSKEDNTELYQINTINVNVSCDRLIVTTGWSQLFRAQLWGPDINMDPEPQALKPLGQQLHHGPIVGLSMCSWKPIFMTCGELDRTVRMWDYENESLVMMKQYMEDIYSVAIHPTGHFCLVGFSDKLRFMIILIDDLVPMQEFPIRNCKDVAFSYNGHLFAAVNGNIIQVYTTIGFRNLFVLKGHTGRIEGMTWSQSDLKLISVGLEGAIYEWDMTTGQRCAEVILKGIVLSSVVNTADGVTSFCIGSDNQLREIKDSTVMHEYSIPGHQLMFIVMGKADLLMFVACPGGVILSLKCPLQDRMEYADFRVHCNNITKMALSYDEQMMVSTGVDGTLCVWKLSFIEGKTVQIKKDFKHSREVLISRGELEEKIQTIKDLSTRLRELETEHAYHMRQTEVQHNDTLRDVHQGYCEAIEELKDKIDKLQEDQTNELNNINVEIVRMKAAHEEAMQRMEISYDLKLITEYDKYHAFEERNNAMRENYEKRLEELESFRVTGLEKLTTSYEAQLHENAVQLEEAHEMMAHSVRLHEQLKRQIEDDADREILEVRTNYEGQLHSERQTNLKLTGEIGVQRNKLTASQKEIDELKRHVVHLQTELAQFQTIIQSLEKDVADLKKEIGERDIAIQDKEKLICDLKRNNQELEKFKFVLDYKIQELKNQIEPRDKEIKDLKEKIQDMETELVNLHKTNVSLELQLYELREKLSSARHEILSEVKRNRTSQLLLRKIRIDLLDTAILIQDPHALKIAVKNLYHKYSDQDEFLRNRAADLEAQCEFMRQRDHLERTVKSLQKQIRHDDSGSNKDVDKIMEENVVLIVELNALRKELNGAHKHIFDMESLLGLTGKEMNPKEARNKLAQACHGHVLLQNNYKSQMRDCEKMIEVLKDDIKRLLAKLPPDSPEVSRKPF